One part of the Mya arenaria isolate MELC-2E11 chromosome 3, ASM2691426v1 genome encodes these proteins:
- the LOC128228575 gene encoding transforming growth factor-beta-induced protein ig-h3-like, protein MDLFRGFVLVCGLVVSVTAVEKRYTDRNLMQCMTDMGLTDLVQLLTETNMNSALSNTGSSYTVMAPTNAAFSKVDVNLMGTLAHEPILKKQILQYHVIPGFNVLPQLLQQHKADTLEGQPMRFTGFGGNVLINNSTRPVPGNSSDVICRNGVVHVIDSVLTPPVFGTHNIAANLVLRDDLFQDMFLALLLNNLTHILEDTEFTLFAPTNLAFGRYSALNGIRPNMPNAQMIYHEVFKYHMVPGRRTSYNLHDGDKLFTLHNSQINITVDATGMMVDHAKVVEKDIAASNGVIHAIDHIIFPTDLLQNLING, encoded by the exons ATGGACTTGTTTCGGGGATTTGTGTTGGTTTGTGGGTTGGTTGTAAGTGTTACTGCAGTAGAGAAGCGATACACGGATAGGAACTTGATGCAATGTATGACAGATATGGGCCTCACCGATCTCGTTCAGCTCCTTACAGAGACAAACATGAATTCTGCTTTGTCAAACACAG GATCGTCATATACCGTCATGGCTCCCACGAACGCCGCTTTCAGTAAGGTTGACGTGAACCTGATGGGAACGCTAGCTCACGAGCCAATCTTGAAGAAGCAGATTCTCCAGTACCACGTGATTCCTGGGTTTAACGTGCTACCACAACTTCTACAACAGCACAAGGCTGATACACTAGAAGGACAGCCGATGAGATTTACTGGTTTTGGAGGG AACGTTCTGATCAACAACTCGACTCGTCCTGTACCTGGTAACAGCTCCGACGTCATATGCAGAAATGGTGTGGTTCACGTGATCGATTCCGTGCTCACGCCACCCGTGTTCGGCACTCACAACATCGCCGCAAACCTCGTTCTCAGGGACGATTTATTTCAGGACATGTTCTTGGCTCTGCTGCTTAACAATCTAACACACATTTTAGAAG ATACGGAGTTCACTCTTTTTGCCCCTACAAACCTAGCCTTTGGTCGTTATTCTGCACTGAATGGCATCCGCCCGAATATGCCAAATGCGCAAATGATTTATCACG AAGTGTTCAAGTATCACATGGTTCCCGGTCGGAGGACAAGCTACAACCTTCATGACGGAGACAAGTTGTTCACCCTTCATAACTCCCAAATAAACATTACAGTTGACGCGACAG GCATGATGGTGGACCACGCTAAGGTTGTTGAGAAGGACATAGCGGCAAGTAACGGTGTGATCCATGCCATCGACCACATCATCTTCCCAACCGATCTTCTCCAGAATCTAATCAACGGCTAA